Below is a genomic region from Phycobacter azelaicus.
CCATCTTTGTCTCGGACGGGCAGCAAAGGTCCCTCGCACAGAAATCAAAAACCATGGCTCAGCAAGAGCTTGGACAGCCCGTTGTGACGCCGATTCTGGAGGAAAGCGTGTTTTATCCGGCAGAAGACTACCACCAGGATTACTACAAGGGAGACAAGCTGGTCTTCACCCGCTTTGGTCCCAAACGGCAGGCAGCAGCCTATAAGCGCTACAGGCAGGCTTGTGGCCGCGATGCACGTGTGCGGCAACTATGGGGGACAGCAGCACCTTTTGCAGCCGGTTATTGAGAGGGTCTGCACCCGCCCGGCAAGACCGCTTCCAGCTCGCGGGCCGGTCTTGCCGATTTCTACTAAACTTGTTGCGATAAACCTTGGGATTTTGGTCTAGTTTTTCGGGGCTTTGGCCGCCGCGCTGAGATTCAATTAACCGATCTTGTTCACCCTGAGATGTGTTCGGTTTCAGTGGTACAGGTAGATGTTCAACTCAGGTCTCTTTCGCGTCCTCAACTTGATCCTTGGCCTGACAGTTCTGTCAGTGCCGTGCACAGGCGTGCGCGCTGACACGATCGAACTGCGCGCTGATGTCTGGTGCCCGTTCAATTGCGAGCCGAACAGCGACCGCCCCGGCTTCATGGTCGAACTGGCGCAGGAAGCACTGGCGTTCTACGATCACGAGGTTCGCTATCAAACGCTGACCTGGGGCCGGAGCCTCGAAAAAACCCGCAACGGTGAGGTCAATGGCGTGATCGGCACGGATCAGGACGAGTCCCCTGACCTCGTTTTTGGTTCTCCCATGGCAGGGTATCAGGAAACCCTGGTCTTCCGCAAAGGTGAGGCGCGCGAGATCTCCACCTTTGAGGACCTCGAAGGTCTGCGGATTGGCGCTATCGTGGACTACGAATACCAGTCCATGATAAAGGCCTACGCCGACGAGCATGAACGGGATCCAACCCGCGTGCAGCTGATTGGAGGGGACAGTGCGCTCAAGCGCAACCTGCAGAAACTAATCGCCGGGCGCATCGATCTGACGATCGATGAAAGATCGGTGCTGGAATATGCCGTAGCGCAACTGGGCATCGCGGATGCGGTCGAGATCATGCCCAATAGCGACACGACCGATCTGTTCATCGCCTTTTCTCCGGCCCTGGAAAGCTCCCAGGTTTATGCCCGGCAACTTGCGGAAGGGATTGAGCGGCTCAAGGCCTCTGGTCGCTACGCCGAAATCCTCGCACGTTATGGATTGTCGGGGTAAAACGGAATGAGGTTATCTGGACCCAAAAACCTCCGTTCCCGCATCCTTGTGGGAGTTCTGGCGCCTGTCTTCCTGATCCTGGCCGCAGGTCTGGCGTATGAAGCGTTTGATCACCGGGTGCATCTGACACAAGGCCTGCACGAACGTGCCAAAATGATGGCTGGTCTGGCCGCAAGCACCCTGTCCCAGTCCATCTGGGACTTCGATATGCCACAGGTGGAAGAGACGCTGAAGCAGATCGTCGAGGTGGCCCACGTGGGGCACGCAGAGTTGGTCGCGTCAGATGGCACTGTGATCGCATCCACCACGGCGCCAGACTACATCCCCACCGAAGGGGATGTCTACAAAAGCCACCCGATAACCTACACTCTGGGCACTGAGACCGAGTTGCTTGGTCATCTCAACCTCGTCATTCCGATTGCGCATATCTCGGCCCCGCTCATAGAGGCGACGGGGCATCATATTCTGATCTCACTGATCATTTTCGTGCTGGTCTCCGGCACTGCATATTTTGTGCTGTCACGGCTGTCCAAACCATTGGGAGAAATTGGTGAGGCGGTCTCCGACCTGCGCAACGGTCGCCTTGATATCTCCATCCCGTACCAACAGCGCCAGGACGAGGTCGGCTTGCTAGCCCAGGCGCTTGAACAGATGCGCCGCAACGAGATCGAAATGGCTGATCTGCGCGCTCAAAGCACAGAAGCGGCGCGGCGCGAACGCAATCGGATCCACCGTGCGCTGAAATCCACCCGTGATGGCGTAATCGTGACAGATGAAACCGGGACCGTGGTCTTTACCAATGCCAATGCCTCAATTTTCTTTGCCGATGCCCGTGTTGGAGACAAGCTGAACTTCCGCTCGTGGCTGCCAGACGATGTTGCCGAGCAGGTTGAGGAGCGCGTCACCGCCAATGAAGATTTCGCGGCCGAAGCAAGCGTCACACATTTCAACAGCGGCGAGGAGTTGAACCTTTTGGTCAGGGGCGGGCCGATCCGCGATGAAGATGGGCTTTACCTCGGCACGCTTCTTCTGGCGACAGATCATAGCGATCAGGCACGTCAGGCGGCGCGCGTGAAATACATGGCAGAGCATGACAGCCTGACCAGCCTGCCCAATCGGCGACTTCTGGAACAAACTCTGGCAAGCTGGCTTGAGGCTGGCGACCAGGTATCAGTACTTCTGGCCGACCTCGACCATTTCAAGACCATCAACGACACCCTGGGTCATCCGACCGGCGATGCCCTTCTCAAGGTTGTTGCAGAAAAATTCTCCGCCAGCACCTCGACAGGAGCCTTGGCGGCACGGTTGGGCGGCGACGAGTTCGCGATCATCGTCAAAGGCGCCGCGAGCGAAGAACGCCTGACCAATATTGCCAACTCGCTTGTGTACGATCTGTCCAAGCCTTTGACGATTTCCGGCAATGTGCTGCACACCGGTATGAGCGCGGGTATTGCCACGATTGGAGGCAAGAACGTCAGGGCCGCCGACGGGATCCGCTGCGCCGACCTTGCGCTGTATGAGGCCAAGAACAGCGGACGCGGCAGGGTAGAGGTTTTTCACAACGATCTGGAAACCGCCATCAAACGCAAAGCGCTGCTGGAACGGGAGCTGCGCGCGGCGCTCAATGAAGACGGGATACGACCCGTTTATCAGGTCCAGACCGACCTGCGCACAGGAGAGATCATCGGATTCGAAACCCTCGCGCGCTGGCACCACCGACATCTGGGCAGCGTGTCGCCCGCCGAATTCATCCCGGTGGCCGAGGAATGCGGTTTGATTCGGGAGTTGACATATCAGATCATGACCCAGGCTCCACCGCCGCGGCGCGCTGGCACGATATGGGCTTCAAGGGCCGTGTCGCCGTCAATCTTTCCCCCAAGCTGTTCGGCTCGCAGGTGGATGAATTCGTCAACGACTGCCTTTATGAAACCGGTTGCCCCGCCAGCGCCGTTGAAGCGGAAATCACCGAAACCGTGGTTCTGTCCAGCGGACAATCCGCCCTACGCGAGATCGAAGCCCTGCAACGTCTTGGCGTGACCGTCGCGCTGGATGATTTCGGCATGGGGTATTCTTCGCTCAGCTACCTGCAGAAATTCCCTGTAGACAAGATCAAAGTAGACGCAGCCTTTGTCTCCAAACTGCCGGATTCACCGGAGACCAAGGCCATCGTGGTGGCAATCGCCGAACTTGGTCATGCGCTGGGAATGCGCGTGACCGGCGAAGGGGCTGAGACAGAGGAGCACCGCCGCCTTCTGCAGGAGTGCAAGGTGGACTATTTGCAGGGCTATTTTGACGGCCCGCCCCTGGCGGAACGTGCGGCCACGGCCCGTCTGTTCCCGGGTGAGGGGCTGCATCTTCAGATGTCTGGATAAATCTGGCGGAGCAGGTCAGTAAACCTTGCCAATCGGGGACACCCGGAGTGGCCAACGGAACAACTATGGACATCTAGTGACAAATTGAGACTTGTTTCCCTACACTGACGGGGTTTGGCCTGTTTCTCGTGCCATGGGACGCTGAAATTGTTGCCTGCTCGCAGAAATCAGCTATCACCTCCGGAGTTCTTTTTCAGGACACAGCCCCGTCCGGAATCGATCTGAAGGAGCCCTTCGCTTGAACCCTGCCGAGCAAGATAGCCTGCCCGCCCCCTCCCTTGGAGGCGTGACTGTTGAGTTGAAAGGCGTGTGCCTTTCTGCGGGCGGCAGATCGCTGTTGCAGGATGTCACCTTTTCGGCAGATCAGCCACGTGTGGGTATTGTCGGGCGCAACGGGTCCGGCAAGACGACGCTGGCCCGCGTTCTGAGCGGCCTCGTGGCACCTGACCATGGCGAAGCCCGGATCAATGGGACCAACATCAGCCGTGACCGAAAATCTGCACTTGGCCTCGTAGGTGTCCTGTTTCAAAATCCGGACCGCCAGATCATATTTCCGACAGTCGAGGAAGAACTCGCCTTTGGCCTGCGTCAGATGGGTATTGACGCGCGTGATGCGAATGAGCGTGTCGCGCAGATCCTAGACCGTTTTGGCAAGGCTCAATGGGCCACTGCCCCGACCCACCTGTTGTCCCAAGGGCAAAAGCAGCTGGTCTGCCTGATGGCCATCCTGTCCATGGCGCCCCGTGTGATCATCCTGGACGAGCCCTTCTCCGGCCTCGATATTCCCACGCGGATGCGCCTGCAGCGCTTGCTGGACAAGATCGATGCGCAAACCTTCCATATCTCACACGATCCACAACACCTAGAGCGGTATGACCGCATCCTGTGGATCGAAGCAGGTCAGATCAGGGCTGATGGCCCGGCACACAAGGTGCTACCTGAATTCACCGCGCAAATGACCACATGGGGAGCGAGCGATGATCTCTCTGACCTTCCCAACTAGAACCTGGGCACATCCTGTCCCGGTGGGCTGGAAACTGGCGTGTCTGTCGGGCGCCACAGTGGTTCTGTTTTCATTTGGCTCTTTGGCCGTGCAAACTGCCGCCCTGAGCCTCACAGCGGTGCTCTATCTGAGTGCGGGACGTGGTTTCGCCTGGAGCGGCCTTAAGACTCTACGTATCCTCTGGCCTTTTCTCACAGTCATCGTCCTATGGCACCTGATCGAGGGCTCGCCGCACGACGGGCTGTCCATCGCTCTGCGCCTCATGAGCACTGTGGCTCTGGCTAACTTTGTCACCATGACCAGTCGGCTGTCCGACATGATTGATCTAGCGGCCTGGCTGCTCTCCCCGTTGCGGCGACTTGGCCTCAGCACGCGCGGGCTCGAAATCGCGATTGCCCTGGTCATCCGGTTTACCCCCCTGCTTAGCCTGCGCGGTGCGCAACTGGTTGATGCATGGCGGGCAAGATCAGCGCGGCGCCCCTCTTGGCGCATCGCACTGCCCCTTACAGTCATGGCATTAGATGATGCCGATCACGTCGCTGAAGCCCTGAAGGCCCGCGGCGGCATTCAATAACTTTCCCGCCACGATACTCATCGCGCGGCAGACACAAGGACCAAAACACTATGGAACGTTCCATCGCCTATATCGCTCTTTTTGCGGCGCTGACTGCCGCCTTGGGCCTTGTCCCGCAGATCACCCTTGCCTCCGGCGTGCCAGTCACAGCGCAAAGCATGGGCATCATGCTATGCGGAACGGTCTTGGGCGCGCGGCGCGGATTCCTGGCCGTTCTCCTGTTTCTCTTGCTGGTCGCACTTGGTTTGCCACTGCTGTCCGGAGGACGCGGTGGGCTTGGCGTTTTTGGATCGCCCACTGCCGGCTTCCTGTTCGGCTTTCCGGTCGCAGCTTTTGTCACAGGCCTGATCATGGAGCGCATGCGGAGCGTCGCGGTCCTTCCCACCGCCATCCTCGCATCGCTCATCGGTGGAGTCCTTGTGCTTTATCTGTTTGGCGTTACAGGCATGGCCATAACGTTGAAAAAATCCTTCTTCGAAGCAGCTGCCCTGATCCTGGTCTACATCCCCGGAGACCTTCTGAAAGCGGTCATTACAGGTCTTCTGACTTCAGGATTGGCAAGAGCACGTCCGGGCAGCCTTTTGTCGCGACCGGCCTGATCATTGAACCCAAAAGGGCCAACCTAGCATCATTCAAGATTGGCGTAGGCTGCCTGCAGTCTGCGCCAATCTTTTTTGACTGGCCTCTATGTCTCCACGTCAGACAAATCGGTGCCGCAATACCGCCGCACCATGTTCAAGACCAGCCATTTGAACAAAGGCTTCGGGAGGATGTCTTCCATTCCCCACTCGGCACCGCCGTTGAACCGATAAAGGTTGGGGTAGCCGGACATGCCGACGATAGCAGGACGCTGCGCCGTATTCCCAAGCAAAGAAATCTGTTTCGACACTTCAAAGCCGAAATCCCCACCCGGGAAACGGATGTCCATGAAGACAAGCCCGTAAAACGAAGGTCGCGTCCTGCAGCGCTGAAGCGCGTCATAGGGATCTGAGCACATTTCGAAAGAAGCGCCCGCATCCAAAAGAAACCCTTCCAACCGATAGCGCACCCAAGGATCATCATCCACTGCGAGCACAACCGGTCCATGGTCATGTCCCATGGAAACGAGATTTGAACGCATTGGCATCAAGGTTTTCGTCTCCCAAAAACGGGGCGCGATCACTGGCGCTGTAACAAAAAGATGTGTGGCCCTTTAAGATCCAAAAACTGCAATGCCATGCAGCGCACTCCCGATACCCGGACAGAGCGCAAGTGCGCATGAGCGACATACTGAAAACGGACTTTTTAACCCAACCAACAACTCTCCCACACATTAGCATAGCACCTTTTCAACAGTCCTCAAAGTAATGCGCCGTAAAACTCGTGCAACATAGAGGCTTCAGAAAATCCACTTTTTTATTCTACCAAGATAATGTCATCAGGCATTTAATCCTCAGCCAACAAACATTCAGAACTTTTTACGATCAATTTCAGATAGTTAACATTCGATATCGCGGGCCTCCAGGCATGCTTTTGGTCACAACGCCCCCTATTTGACAAATGAGTACACCTTCTCATCTTGGCCGTATTACAAGAACGATTCAAATTAAACCTGGCGAACACGCCCTCCCCTCACACACAGATTAAAGCGCTGATATTGTACACTTTTCATTACTACCCCCTCTACGGAGCACGCCCGTTTCCATCAGCATAGCGCCTAAACTGAGAAATTGAGCTTAGCCCGACTCAGGGCATCAACGACGCCAAAGAAAAATCGCAAAATTAGCAACAAATAGAGGCCACTACAGAACACTCAATCCTTCCGCAAGATTTCAAAGTGATACTCCCCAAGAGCGAGTCGAAAAGGGAAAATGCGGTTATGAGTAGCAATTCTTCACACGGCACGACGGCAAAACGTTTGTCTCTTGCCAACCTACAGACAAAAACAAAGGTCATGCTGGTTGCGGCCGGTCCCCTGTTTCTAACTCTCGCCATCGGCGTGGTTGCCAGCATCAAGCTGAACCGAATGGCCGAAACCGACCGCTGGGTAGATCACACACACAGCGTACTCGCGCAAGGGAACGCGATCGTCGGAGCTGCCGTCAACATGGAGACAGGTATGCGTGGCTATCTGCTGGCAGGACAAGAAGAGTTTTTGGAGCCCTATCAAGCCGGGAATGCTGTCGCTCATGGACTATTGGCGGACCTTCAGGAAACCGTCAGCGACAACCCTCCTCAAGTCGCACGGCTGGAAGAGGCCGAAACGGTCTTGGACCAATGGCAATCCGACATAGCCCAGTCGCAGATCGAACTGAGACGCGAAATCGGCAATGCTCCAACCATGAATGACATGGCTGCCGAAGTGAAAAAGGGCAGAGGCAAAGCCTACTTCGACACATTCCGGGAGCAGATTCAAACCTTCATTGAAACCGAAGAAGCCCTGCTCACCGAACGCACGCAAGCCTTTACTGACCTCACAAACTCTGGCGAGATCAGCAGTGCCGCCGCGCGAGATACGATGCAGTGGGTCGATCACACGCATCGTGTGATCGCACAGGCGAAGGACATACTTGCCGCTGCCATCGATATCGAAACCGGCATGCGCGGCTTTCTTCTGGCTGGAGAAGAGCAATTCCTTGAGCCGCTGAACTCTGGTGTAGAACGATTTGACCGCCTCGTTGCAGAACTCTCGGAAACTGTCAGTGACAACCCTCCGCAAGTGGCGCGCCTGCAGGAAATCGGTGCCACAATCACCGAATGGCGCTCGGACGTGGTTGCTCCGATGATAGAGTTGCGCCGCGAGATTGGTGACTCCAAGACTATGGACGACATGGCCAAACTGATAAGCGAAGCCCGTGGCAAAGTTTTCTTTGATCAGTTCAGAGCCTTGATGGACGAATTCATGGCGATCGAACAAGATCTCATGAGCGAGCGCAAAGAAGCAAAAGCCGACACTGCATCAATGACAAAAGACATGTTGATGGGGGCGGTTACCTTGGCCTTTGTTGTCGGCGGTCTACTGGCCTGGTTGATTGGCTCAAACATTTCTTCCGCGATCCGCACTGTCACAGAGGCGATGACCCGCCTTGCAGGTGGCGATCAGGAGACCCGCATCCGCGGCCAGCGCCGCCGAGATGAAGTCGGCCAGATGGCACGATCACTGGACGTTTTCCGGGAAAAGCTGGTCCGAGAGAAACAGCTCGAAGAAGAGCAGAAAAAACGGGACGCCGAACAGCACTTTGTAGTGGGTGAATTGACCGAACGCCTGTCGTTGCTGGCTCAGGGCGATCTGACAGTGGAGATCCCAAACGAGTTCCCTGCCTACTACGAACAGCTGCGGCTCGACTTCAATACGTCTATCCAAAACCTCAAATCAACCTGCGAACAGGTCGTCGACTCTGCGCAGAGCATCCGCAACGGCGCGGCCGAGATCAGCCAGTCTTCGGATGATCTGTCGCACCGCACCGAAAGCCAGGCGGCCACCCTTGAAGAGACCGCCGCGGCCCTCGATGAACTCACCGCAAGCGTGAAATCCGCCGCCGAAGGTGCGCGCAGCGTCGAAAACATCATGGAAGAGGCCAAGCAGGAGGCCGAGAACAGCGGCGTCGTTGTGCAAAGCGCGGTGTCGGCGATGACCGAGATCGAGCAGTCCTCGACCCATATCGCGCAGATCATCAGCGTGATCGATGATATCGCCTTCCAGACCAACCTTCTGGCGCTGAACGCAGGCGTCGAAGCCGCCCGCGCGGGCGAAGCGGGCCGCGGCTTTGCGGTGGTGGCCTCCGAAGTGCGGGCGCTGGCGCAGCGTTCTTCGGATGCGGCGATGGAGATCAAGACGCTGATCAGCGACAGCTCGCGCCAGGTGGAGCGCGGCGTGGATCTGGTCGGCAAGGCGGGCGATGCGCTCACCAATATCGTCGAGCGGGTGAACCATATCTCGAAGCTGGTGACGGATATTGCCGAAGGTGCTGTGGAGCAATCCACCGGCCTCGGGGAAATCAACACCGGGGTGGTGCAGCTTGATCAGGTGACGCAGCAGAACGCGGCCATGGTCGAAGAGGCGACGGCTGCGGGCCATATGCTGAACAGCGATGCAACCAAACTGGCCGAGCTGGTGGCGGCATTCAAACTGGGTGCGGGCATAGAACCGGCCGACAAAAACGCGCCTAAACCGACAGCGCATGGAGACATGGCTGGGGATGACGAGATCAAGAAACCTGCCCCAGCTCAGCGGCTCCAGATTGTGGAGGGGAATGCCGCGCTGGACACATGGGAAGAGTTCTAAGGATCCTGACTGAAGGCTTTGAGGGGGCGCCGCTACAGCGTCCCCCCTTTGGTCGCTGGCCTTGTTTGTTCCGGTATCCATCTTCGTTGCTTGTAAAGGATTGTGGTGTTAGCAGCTTTGGCAAGTTGTGTTTACCCAGAATGGAGTTTGCCAATGGGCGCGGACTATATCGTGAAAGACATCTCGCTGGCCGGGTTTGGTCGCAAGGAACTGGACATCGCCGAGACCGAGATGCCAGGGCTGATGGCTCTGCGCGAGGAATATGGGGACGCCAAACCCCTGAAGGGCGCGCGCATTGTCGGCTCGCTGCATATGACCATCCAGACCGCGGTTCTGATCGAGACGCTGGTGGCGCTGGGCGCCGATGTGCGCTGGGCTTCCTGCAACATCTTCTCGACCCAGGATCACGCGGCGGCGGCCATCGCCGAGGCGGGCATCCCGGTCTTTGCCATCAAGGGCCAGACCCTTGAGGAGCACTGGGATTACCTCGACAAGAGCTTCATGTTCCCCGAGGGCGCCAACATGATCCTCGACGATGGCGGCGATGCGACGCTCTATGTCCTCTTGGGCGCTCGCGCCGAGGCCGGGGAAGACATCCTCCCGGTGCCACAATCCGAGGAAGAAGAGGTCATCAAGGCGCAGATCAAAAAGCGGATGGCGGCCTCGCCCGGCTGGTTCACCAAGACCCGCGATGCGATCAAGGGCGTCTCCGAAGAGACCACGACGGGCGTCAACCGGCTCTATCAGCTGGTCAAGGACGGCCAGCTGCCCTTTCCGGCGATCAACGTCAACGACTCGGTGACCAAGTCGAAGTTCGACAACAAATACGGCTGCAAGGAATCGCTGGTCGACGGCATCCGCCGCGCCACCGACGTGATGATGGCGGGCAAGGTCGCGGTGGTCTGCGGCTATGGCGACGTGGGCAAGGGCTCGGCCGCCTCGCTGGCGGGTGCGGGCGCGCGGGTCAAGGTGACCGAAGCCGACCCGATCTGCGCTTTGCAGGCGGCGATGGACGGCTTTGAGGTTGTGCTGCTCGAGGATGTGGTGGGGCAAGCCGACATCTTTATCACCACCACCGGCAACAAGGACGTGATCCGCATCGAGCACATGCGCGAGATGAAGGACATGGCCATCGTCGGCAACATCGGCCATTTCGACAACGAGATCCAAGTGGCGAGCCTCAAGAACCACAAGTGGACCAATATCAAGGAACAGGTGGACATGATCGAGATGCCCTCGGGCAACCGTCTGATCCTTTTGTCCGAGGGGCGTCTTCTGAACCTCGGCAATGCGACGGGGCATCCGTCCTTCGTGATGTCGGCCTCCTTCACCAACCAGGTTCTGGCCCAGATCGAGCTGTGGACCCGCGGTGAAAACTACAAGAACGAGGTCTACATCCTGCCCAAGCACCTGGATGAAAAGGTGGCGCGGCTGCATCTGGGCCGGATCGGTGTGAAGCTGACCCAGCTCAGCGCGGAACAGGCCGCCTACATCGGCGTCAGCCCCGAGGGCCCCTTCAAGCCGGAACACTACAGATACTGAGCAACACA
It encodes:
- a CDS encoding EAL domain-containing protein, producing MGFKGRVAVNLSPKLFGSQVDEFVNDCLYETGCPASAVEAEITETVVLSSGQSALREIEALQRLGVTVALDDFGMGYSSLSYLQKFPVDKIKVDAAFVSKLPDSPETKAIVVAIAELGHALGMRVTGEGAETEEHRRLLQECKVDYLQGYFDGPPLAERAATARLFPGEGLHLQMSG
- a CDS encoding substrate-binding periplasmic protein, with product MRADTIELRADVWCPFNCEPNSDRPGFMVELAQEALAFYDHEVRYQTLTWGRSLEKTRNGEVNGVIGTDQDESPDLVFGSPMAGYQETLVFRKGEAREISTFEDLEGLRIGAIVDYEYQSMIKAYADEHERDPTRVQLIGGDSALKRNLQKLIAGRIDLTIDERSVLEYAVAQLGIADAVEIMPNSDTTDLFIAFSPALESSQVYARQLAEGIERLKASGRYAEILARYGLSG
- a CDS encoding biotin transporter BioY, which gives rise to MERSIAYIALFAALTAALGLVPQITLASGVPVTAQSMGIMLCGTVLGARRGFLAVLLFLLLVALGLPLLSGGRGGLGVFGSPTAGFLFGFPVAAFVTGLIMERMRSVAVLPTAILASLIGGVLVLYLFGVTGMAITLKKSFFEAAALILVYIPGDLLKAVITGLLTSGLARARPGSLLSRPA
- a CDS encoding energy-coupling factor ABC transporter ATP-binding protein, which gives rise to MNPAEQDSLPAPSLGGVTVELKGVCLSAGGRSLLQDVTFSADQPRVGIVGRNGSGKTTLARVLSGLVAPDHGEARINGTNISRDRKSALGLVGVLFQNPDRQIIFPTVEEELAFGLRQMGIDARDANERVAQILDRFGKAQWATAPTHLLSQGQKQLVCLMAILSMAPRVIILDEPFSGLDIPTRMRLQRLLDKIDAQTFHISHDPQHLERYDRILWIEAGQIRADGPAHKVLPEFTAQMTTWGASDDLSDLPN
- the ahcY gene encoding adenosylhomocysteinase; this encodes MGADYIVKDISLAGFGRKELDIAETEMPGLMALREEYGDAKPLKGARIVGSLHMTIQTAVLIETLVALGADVRWASCNIFSTQDHAAAAIAEAGIPVFAIKGQTLEEHWDYLDKSFMFPEGANMILDDGGDATLYVLLGARAEAGEDILPVPQSEEEEVIKAQIKKRMAASPGWFTKTRDAIKGVSEETTTGVNRLYQLVKDGQLPFPAINVNDSVTKSKFDNKYGCKESLVDGIRRATDVMMAGKVAVVCGYGDVGKGSAASLAGAGARVKVTEADPICALQAAMDGFEVVLLEDVVGQADIFITTTGNKDVIRIEHMREMKDMAIVGNIGHFDNEIQVASLKNHKWTNIKEQVDMIEMPSGNRLILLSEGRLLNLGNATGHPSFVMSASFTNQVLAQIELWTRGENYKNEVYILPKHLDEKVARLHLGRIGVKLTQLSAEQAAYIGVSPEGPFKPEHYRY
- a CDS encoding response regulator translates to MGHDHGPVVLAVDDDPWVRYRLEGFLLDAGASFEMCSDPYDALQRCRTRPSFYGLVFMDIRFPGGDFGFEVSKQISLLGNTAQRPAIVGMSGYPNLYRFNGGAEWGMEDILPKPLFKWLVLNMVRRYCGTDLSDVET
- a CDS encoding energy-coupling factor transporter transmembrane component T family protein, whose product is MISLTFPTRTWAHPVPVGWKLACLSGATVVLFSFGSLAVQTAALSLTAVLYLSAGRGFAWSGLKTLRILWPFLTVIVLWHLIEGSPHDGLSIALRLMSTVALANFVTMTSRLSDMIDLAAWLLSPLRRLGLSTRGLEIAIALVIRFTPLLSLRGAQLVDAWRARSARRPSWRIALPLTVMALDDADHVAEALKARGGIQ
- a CDS encoding CHASE3 domain-containing protein; translation: MLVAAGPLFLTLAIGVVASIKLNRMAETDRWVDHTHSVLAQGNAIVGAAVNMETGMRGYLLAGQEEFLEPYQAGNAVAHGLLADLQETVSDNPPQVARLEEAETVLDQWQSDIAQSQIELRREIGNAPTMNDMAAEVKKGRGKAYFDTFREQIQTFIETEEALLTERTQAFTDLTNSGEISSAAARDTMQWVDHTHRVIAQAKDILAAAIDIETGMRGFLLAGEEQFLEPLNSGVERFDRLVAELSETVSDNPPQVARLQEIGATITEWRSDVVAPMIELRREIGDSKTMDDMAKLISEARGKVFFDQFRALMDEFMAIEQDLMSERKEAKADTASMTKDMLMGAVTLAFVVGGLLAWLIGSNISSAIRTVTEAMTRLAGGDQETRIRGQRRRDEVGQMARSLDVFREKLVREKQLEEEQKKRDAEQHFVVGELTERLSLLAQGDLTVEIPNEFPAYYEQLRLDFNTSIQNLKSTCEQVVDSAQSIRNGAAEISQSSDDLSHRTESQAATLEETAAALDELTASVKSAAEGARSVENIMEEAKQEAENSGVVVQSAVSAMTEIEQSSTHIAQIISVIDDIAFQTNLLALNAGVEAARAGEAGRGFAVVASEVRALAQRSSDAAMEIKTLISDSSRQVERGVDLVGKAGDALTNIVERVNHISKLVTDIAEGAVEQSTGLGEINTGVVQLDQVTQQNAAMVEEATAAGHMLNSDATKLAELVAAFKLGAGIEPADKNAPKPTAHGDMAGDDEIKKPAPAQRLQIVEGNAALDTWEEF